In Microbacterium cremeum, a genomic segment contains:
- a CDS encoding metal-sensitive transcriptional regulator — MRTTDPEVQRRIVHRLRRARGQLDAVINAVEQEKPCRDIVTQLAAVSSALDRAGFAIVSTAMKDCLSDPDAALAEDGITTEELEKLFMMLA; from the coding sequence ATGCGCACGACCGACCCCGAGGTGCAGCGTCGCATCGTGCACCGACTGCGCCGCGCCCGCGGCCAGCTCGATGCCGTCATCAACGCGGTCGAGCAGGAGAAGCCCTGTCGTGACATCGTCACCCAGCTCGCCGCCGTCTCCAGCGCCCTCGACCGCGCCGGCTTCGCGATCGTGTCCACCGCGATGAAGGACTGCCTCAGCGACCCCGACGCCGCCCTCGCCGAAGACGGCATCACCACCGAAGAGCTCGAGAAGCTCTTCATGATGCTCGCCTGA
- a CDS encoding bifunctional [glutamine synthetase] adenylyltransferase/[glutamine synthetase]-adenylyl-L-tyrosine phosphorylase has product MSASERSGSLTPLARLGFGRLTEAEALLAELHDAAGIPRERALDGAAGAADPDEALHAVTRLARRDAGAVRQAAGHDRAWRVLWALLGASTGFGEFFLRHPAELAELADAGDVLPTDAEMRASLLDAVGAVEGFADDGGETAWVALRARYRRILARIAAYDLLSASPVDEIAAVSAALADAAGAALEASLAVARTRVSRGAAGAGLFPREDVARTRLAIIGMGKTGARELNYVSDVDVIYVAGADDAVIDELGESRVVDIATRLAVQTMRGISEIEVEPPLWEVDANLRPEGKQGALVRTLDSHLAYYERWAKSWEFQALLKARPIAGDPALAQAYLDAVQPKVWTSAARENFVDSVQRMRERVTEHIPADDVPYQIKLGPGGIRDIEFTVQLLQLVHGLTDDRIRQRGTLEALDALVDQGYIGRAEASAFSRDYRVLRLLEHRVQLRRLRRTHLMPARPEDLRVLARASGLADTGDGVWQLWESVKREVRDIHVRLFYRPLLSAVAALPADERLLSPQQAHDRLAAIGFADPAGALRHIAALTSGLSRKATIQRHLMPVMIRWFADGVDPDYGLIAFRRLSERLGDTHWFLRMLRDSSGAAESLSRVLAGSRYVGELMEWIPESAAWLDDPDLLRPRSGVALQDEARAIQTRHDTTIDAMRAVRALRRREQLRIAMAAILGSVTIEEIAEALTTITDVTIQATLRAVRREIVPAEDSALDFSVIAMGRFGGAELGFGSDADVMYVYRPNGVDPQRAHELALKLVSALRTHSEDQRVPLELDADLRPEGRNGPMARSLDAYAEYYRRWALPWEAQALLRARGVAGSVKLIGDFIALADQVRYPSAVEPNAVREIKRIKARVESERLPQGVDPSRHLKLGPGSLSDVEWLVQLLQLQHAHAVPGLRTTSTLGALRAAADAGLVPANAAGRLAEAWRLASRLRSANTLLSGQTSDVLPVDRKKLDGIGRLLEYPPRSATQVEEDYLGTTRRARRVFEKLFYG; this is encoded by the coding sequence ATGTCTGCGAGCGAACGATCGGGCTCTCTGACGCCGCTGGCGCGGCTGGGGTTCGGCCGCCTCACCGAGGCCGAGGCGCTCCTGGCTGAGCTGCACGATGCCGCCGGGATCCCGCGGGAGCGGGCTCTGGACGGCGCCGCCGGCGCGGCGGACCCCGACGAGGCGCTGCACGCGGTCACACGGCTCGCGCGCCGCGACGCCGGGGCCGTCCGGCAGGCCGCCGGGCACGATCGCGCGTGGCGCGTGCTGTGGGCGCTGCTGGGCGCGTCGACGGGCTTCGGCGAGTTCTTCCTGCGGCATCCCGCCGAGCTCGCAGAGCTCGCCGATGCGGGGGACGTGCTGCCGACGGATGCCGAGATGCGCGCATCGCTGCTGGATGCCGTCGGTGCCGTCGAGGGATTCGCCGACGACGGCGGTGAGACGGCATGGGTGGCGCTTCGTGCCCGCTATCGCCGGATCCTCGCCCGCATCGCCGCCTACGACCTGCTGAGCGCGTCTCCGGTGGACGAGATCGCGGCCGTCTCGGCCGCCCTCGCTGATGCCGCGGGCGCCGCGCTGGAGGCCTCCCTCGCCGTCGCCCGCACCCGTGTCTCGCGCGGCGCCGCCGGAGCCGGCCTGTTCCCGCGGGAGGACGTGGCGCGCACCCGGCTCGCGATCATCGGCATGGGCAAGACCGGCGCGCGTGAGCTGAACTACGTCAGCGACGTGGACGTGATCTACGTCGCCGGAGCCGACGATGCCGTGATCGACGAGCTGGGGGAGAGCCGCGTCGTCGACATCGCCACCCGGCTCGCCGTCCAGACGATGCGCGGCATCTCCGAGATCGAGGTCGAGCCGCCGCTGTGGGAGGTCGACGCGAACCTGCGCCCCGAGGGCAAGCAGGGCGCCCTGGTGCGCACCCTCGACTCGCACCTGGCGTACTACGAGCGGTGGGCGAAGAGCTGGGAGTTCCAGGCTCTGCTCAAGGCACGCCCGATCGCAGGCGACCCCGCGCTCGCGCAGGCCTATCTCGACGCGGTGCAGCCGAAGGTGTGGACCAGCGCGGCGCGCGAGAACTTCGTCGACAGCGTGCAGCGGATGCGGGAACGCGTCACCGAGCACATCCCCGCGGACGACGTGCCGTACCAGATCAAGCTCGGCCCGGGCGGGATCCGCGACATCGAGTTCACCGTGCAGCTGCTCCAGCTCGTGCACGGACTCACCGACGACCGCATCCGGCAGCGGGGAACGCTCGAGGCTCTGGACGCGCTCGTCGACCAGGGGTACATCGGCCGTGCCGAGGCATCCGCATTCTCGCGCGACTACCGTGTGCTGCGTCTGCTCGAGCATCGCGTGCAGCTGCGTCGCCTGCGTCGCACGCACCTCATGCCGGCGCGCCCCGAAGACCTGCGCGTGCTCGCGCGGGCTTCCGGACTCGCCGACACCGGCGACGGTGTGTGGCAGCTGTGGGAGTCCGTCAAACGCGAGGTGCGCGACATCCATGTGCGGCTCTTCTACCGGCCGCTGCTGTCGGCGGTGGCGGCGCTTCCGGCCGACGAACGACTGCTCTCGCCTCAGCAGGCGCATGACCGGCTGGCCGCGATCGGCTTCGCCGACCCCGCCGGCGCGCTGCGGCACATCGCGGCGCTCACCAGCGGGCTGAGCCGGAAGGCGACGATCCAGCGGCATCTGATGCCGGTCATGATCCGGTGGTTCGCCGACGGCGTCGATCCGGACTACGGTCTCATCGCGTTCCGGCGGCTGAGTGAGCGCCTCGGCGACACGCACTGGTTCCTGCGGATGCTGCGCGACTCGTCCGGCGCCGCCGAGAGCCTCTCGCGCGTGCTCGCCGGATCGCGGTACGTGGGCGAGCTGATGGAGTGGATCCCCGAGTCCGCCGCGTGGCTCGACGATCCCGACCTGCTGCGGCCGCGCTCCGGCGTGGCGCTGCAGGACGAGGCGCGCGCCATCCAGACCCGCCATGACACCACGATCGACGCGATGCGCGCGGTGCGAGCACTTCGTCGGCGCGAACAGCTGCGCATCGCGATGGCTGCCATCCTCGGCTCGGTCACGATCGAGGAGATCGCCGAGGCGCTGACCACCATCACCGACGTCACGATCCAGGCCACGCTGCGGGCGGTGCGGCGCGAGATCGTGCCGGCCGAGGACTCCGCCCTCGATTTCTCGGTGATCGCGATGGGCCGCTTCGGCGGAGCCGAGCTGGGTTTCGGGTCGGACGCCGACGTCATGTACGTGTATCGCCCCAACGGCGTGGATCCGCAGCGTGCACACGAGCTCGCCCTCAAGCTCGTCTCGGCGCTGCGCACCCACTCCGAGGATCAGCGCGTGCCGCTCGAGCTGGACGCCGACCTGCGGCCGGAGGGCCGCAACGGGCCCATGGCGCGCTCGCTCGACGCGTACGCCGAGTACTACCGGCGGTGGGCGCTCCCCTGGGAGGCGCAGGCCCTTCTGCGCGCGCGCGGCGTCGCCGGCAGCGTCAAGCTGATCGGCGATTTCATCGCCCTCGCCGACCAGGTTCGCTACCCGAGCGCGGTCGAGCCGAACGCCGTGCGCGAGATCAAGCGCATCAAGGCCCGTGTCGAGAGCGAGCGGCTGCCGCAGGGGGTGGACCCGTCGCGGCACCTCAAACTCGGCCCTGGCTCGCTCAGCGACGTGGAGTGGCTCGTGCAGCTGCTGCAGCTGCAGCACGCGCATGCCGTACCCGGGCTGCGCACGACGTCGACGCTCGGCGCGCTCCGCGCCGCCGCGGACGCCGGGCTGGTGCCCGCCAACGCGGCCGGCCGCCTCGCCGAGGCGTGGCGGCTCGCGAGCCGCCTGCGGTCGGCCAACACGCTGCTCTCGGGGCAGACGAGCGACGTCCTGCCCGTGGACCGCAAGAAGCTCGACGGGATCGGCCGCCTCCTCGAGTACCCCCCGCGCTCGGCGACGCAGGTCGAGGAGGACTACCTCGGCACCACGCGTCGCGCGCGCCGCGTGTTCGAGAAGCTCTTCTACGGCTAG
- the glnA gene encoding type I glutamate--ammonia ligase, translating to MFKDSSEVLKFIKDEDVKFLDIRFTDLPGVQQHFNIPASTVDEEFFTVGQLFDGSSIRGFANIHESDMQLIPDVSTGFLDPFREAKTLVMVFDIYNPRTGEIYHKDPRQVAKKAEKYLASTGIADTAFFAPEAEFYIFDDVRYEVKQNSSFYSVDSEEGAWNSGRVEDGGNLANKTPYKGGYFPVSPVDKTADLRDDISLRLIESGLHLERAHHEVGTGGQQEINYRFDTMVHAADDILKFKYIVKNVANEWGKVATFMPKPLFGDNGSGMHTHQSLWLDGKPLFFDEKGYAQLSDTARWYIGGLLAHAPAVLAFTNPTLNSYKRLVKGYEAPVNLVYSAGNRSAAIRIPITGSNPKAKRIEFRAPDSSGNPYLAFAAQLMAGIDGIINRIEPHEPVDKDLYELPPEEAKNIPQVPNSLLDSLEALRADQEFLTRGNVFTPELIETWIEYKIENEIQPINARPHPFEYELYFGV from the coding sequence ATGTTCAAAGATTCATCCGAGGTGCTGAAGTTCATCAAGGACGAGGACGTCAAGTTCCTCGACATCCGGTTCACGGACCTTCCTGGCGTGCAGCAGCACTTCAACATCCCGGCCTCCACCGTCGATGAGGAGTTCTTCACGGTCGGCCAGCTGTTCGACGGCTCCTCGATCCGGGGATTCGCGAACATCCACGAATCGGACATGCAGCTGATCCCGGATGTGTCGACGGGGTTCCTCGACCCGTTCCGCGAGGCGAAGACCCTCGTCATGGTCTTCGACATCTACAACCCGCGCACCGGTGAGATCTACCACAAGGACCCGCGCCAGGTCGCGAAGAAGGCCGAGAAGTACCTCGCCTCCACGGGCATCGCCGACACCGCGTTCTTCGCCCCCGAGGCCGAGTTCTACATCTTCGACGACGTCCGCTACGAGGTGAAGCAGAACTCGAGCTTCTACTCCGTGGACTCCGAGGAGGGCGCCTGGAACTCGGGTCGCGTCGAGGACGGCGGCAACCTCGCCAACAAGACGCCGTACAAGGGCGGCTACTTCCCGGTGTCGCCGGTCGACAAGACCGCCGACCTGCGTGACGACATCAGCTTGCGGCTCATCGAGTCGGGGCTGCACCTCGAGCGCGCGCACCATGAGGTGGGCACCGGCGGCCAGCAGGAGATCAACTACCGCTTCGACACGATGGTGCACGCGGCCGACGACATCCTGAAGTTCAAGTACATCGTCAAGAACGTCGCCAACGAGTGGGGCAAGGTCGCGACCTTCATGCCGAAGCCGCTGTTCGGCGACAACGGCTCGGGCATGCACACGCACCAGTCGCTGTGGCTGGACGGCAAGCCGCTGTTCTTCGACGAGAAGGGCTACGCGCAGCTCTCCGACACCGCCCGCTGGTACATCGGCGGGCTGCTGGCGCACGCGCCGGCGGTCCTGGCGTTCACCAACCCCACGCTCAACTCGTACAAGCGCCTGGTGAAGGGCTACGAGGCTCCGGTCAACCTCGTGTACTCGGCCGGCAACCGCTCCGCGGCGATCCGCATCCCGATCACCGGATCCAACCCGAAGGCCAAGCGCATCGAGTTCCGTGCGCCGGACTCCTCGGGCAACCCGTATCTCGCGTTCGCCGCCCAGCTGATGGCCGGCATCGACGGCATCATCAACCGCATCGAGCCGCACGAGCCCGTTGACAAGGACCTTTACGAGCTTCCCCCCGAGGAGGCGAAGAACATCCCGCAGGTGCCGAACTCGCTGCTCGACTCGCTCGAGGCGCTCCGCGCCGACCAGGAGTTCCTGACGCGCGGCAACGTGTTCACGCCCGAGCTGATCGAGACTTGGATCGAGTACAAGATCGAGAACGAGATCCAGCCGATCAACGCACGTCCGCACCCGTTCGAGTACGAGCTGTACTTCGGCGTCTGA
- a CDS encoding bifunctional 3'-5' exonuclease/DNA polymerase — protein sequence MDSADTPAWIVLGRADDTTVAALLDPTGREYAREQFAASVEAEWIAQAEARFAPRWVWHDTPRWYPSLLDRGIRVARCHDLRLCHAILRSSMLVDPGAEVRHASGWDAAPAVDSAGTAPALFTLDDASIPSGPPSDADAAIAEFARQRQAIAGSTDHGRLRLLTAAESAGALVAAEMRAAGLPWDVAEHDRILVESLGERSPSGGQPAKLAAAAARVRDALGDPAASLDSQPKLLRALHRVGVLVDSTSRWELAQQRHPVVEPLLEYKKLARLLSANGWSWVDEWVTGGRFRPVYVPGGVVTGRWASSGGGALQLPRQLREAVRADPGWRLVVADVAQLEPRVLAAMAGDLSLAAAARGRDLYAGIVESGTVATRSEAKIAMLGAMYGATTGESGRLVPRLRRAYPKAMGLVDDAARVGEDGGLVSTWLGRTSPPPSSTWSDAQSRATEAEASGADETRARRWARDRGRFTRNFVVQGTAAEWALAWLADLRTRLSAIAPVAAEASAPSSGPAFARRPHIAFFLHDEVIVHTPVEHAEAAAQAVTDAASTAGRILFGEFPIDFPLDVRVADTALKD from the coding sequence GTGGACTCGGCTGACACGCCGGCCTGGATCGTCCTCGGCCGGGCGGATGACACCACCGTCGCGGCACTTCTCGACCCGACAGGCCGGGAGTACGCGCGTGAGCAGTTCGCGGCATCCGTCGAGGCCGAGTGGATCGCGCAGGCGGAAGCGCGGTTCGCGCCGCGCTGGGTGTGGCACGACACGCCCCGGTGGTACCCGTCCCTGCTCGACCGCGGCATCCGCGTGGCGCGCTGCCACGACCTGAGGCTCTGTCACGCGATCCTGCGCTCGTCGATGCTCGTCGATCCTGGGGCGGAGGTCCGCCACGCGAGCGGATGGGATGCCGCGCCCGCGGTCGACAGCGCCGGCACGGCGCCCGCCCTGTTCACTCTGGACGACGCGTCGATCCCGAGCGGGCCGCCTTCCGATGCCGATGCCGCGATCGCGGAGTTCGCGCGGCAGCGTCAGGCGATCGCCGGCAGCACCGATCACGGCAGGCTCCGTCTGCTCACGGCGGCGGAATCCGCCGGCGCGCTGGTCGCGGCGGAGATGCGTGCGGCCGGCCTGCCGTGGGATGTCGCCGAGCACGATCGCATCCTGGTCGAGAGCCTCGGCGAGCGCAGCCCGAGCGGTGGGCAGCCTGCGAAGCTCGCCGCGGCGGCCGCGCGCGTCCGGGACGCGCTCGGAGATCCGGCCGCGAGCCTCGACTCGCAGCCGAAGCTCCTGCGGGCGCTGCACCGGGTCGGTGTGCTGGTGGATTCCACGAGCCGATGGGAACTGGCTCAGCAGCGGCACCCCGTCGTCGAACCGCTCCTGGAGTACAAGAAGCTCGCGCGGCTGCTGTCGGCGAACGGCTGGTCATGGGTCGACGAGTGGGTCACCGGGGGGCGCTTCCGGCCGGTGTACGTGCCCGGGGGCGTCGTGACAGGCCGATGGGCGTCGTCCGGCGGCGGTGCGCTGCAGCTTCCCCGGCAGCTGCGCGAGGCGGTCCGCGCTGATCCCGGCTGGCGTCTGGTGGTGGCCGACGTCGCGCAACTCGAGCCCCGCGTGCTCGCCGCGATGGCGGGCGACCTGTCCCTCGCGGCGGCGGCGCGAGGTCGCGACCTGTACGCCGGCATCGTCGAAAGCGGCACGGTCGCGACACGGTCCGAGGCCAAGATCGCGATGCTCGGAGCGATGTACGGCGCGACGACGGGGGAGTCCGGCCGGCTCGTGCCGCGTCTGCGCCGCGCCTACCCGAAGGCGATGGGCCTGGTCGACGATGCGGCCCGCGTCGGCGAGGATGGCGGGCTGGTCTCGACGTGGCTCGGCCGCACCTCGCCGCCGCCGTCCTCGACCTGGTCGGACGCGCAGTCGCGCGCGACCGAGGCCGAGGCATCCGGGGCCGACGAGACCCGCGCCCGTCGCTGGGCACGCGACCGCGGCCGGTTCACGCGCAACTTCGTGGTGCAGGGCACCGCCGCCGAGTGGGCGCTCGCGTGGCTCGCCGACCTGCGCACGCGTCTGTCGGCGATCGCGCCGGTCGCCGCGGAGGCGAGCGCGCCGTCGTCGGGCCCGGCGTTCGCCCGGCGCCCGCATATCGCGTTCTTCCTGCACGACGAGGTCATCGTCCACACTCCGGTCGAGCACGCCGAGGCCGCCGCCCAGGCGGTGACGGATGCCGCGAGCACCGCCGGGCGGATCCTCTTCGGCGAGTTCCCGATCGACTTCCCGCTCGACGTGCGCGTCGCCGACACCGCGCTCAAGGACTGA
- a CDS encoding SPOR domain-containing protein, whose protein sequence is MSGDSEKYWYNLKTGDVEKGYESPSVDRAGPFETPEEAARAPEIMRERSRAWAEDEARDDSWGDGESGKSTRDQ, encoded by the coding sequence ATGAGCGGTGACAGCGAGAAGTACTGGTACAACCTCAAGACCGGGGACGTCGAGAAGGGGTACGAATCGCCCTCCGTCGATCGCGCGGGTCCCTTCGAAACGCCGGAGGAGGCCGCCCGCGCCCCCGAGATCATGCGCGAGCGCTCCCGCGCGTGGGCCGAGGACGAAGCGCGCGACGACTCGTGGGGGGATGGCGAGTCCGGCAAGTCGACCCGCGACCAGTAG
- the ppgK gene encoding polyphosphate--glucose phosphotransferase gives MASEAARAVGVDIGGTGIKAGIVDLERGELVSDRVKVATPAGAHPPDVLAAVTEVLSTLGVEDDASVPLGVAFPAIVKNGRTLSAANVSDDWIDFEAEKFFEDGLGRDIHFANDADVAGVAEVRYGAAKGQPGLTILTTLGTGIGSALLYNGVLVPNSELGHVQRAKHGRDAEAYAAYSAMERDDLTWQQWAKRLQWYYSHIEFLFSPDLFVVGGGVSKHSDQFLHLLDLKTPIVPAVHRNNAGIIGAAALARD, from the coding sequence ATGGCATCTGAGGCAGCGCGCGCGGTAGGCGTGGACATCGGCGGAACCGGCATCAAGGCGGGCATCGTGGACCTCGAGCGCGGCGAGCTCGTGAGCGATCGCGTGAAGGTCGCGACGCCCGCGGGTGCACATCCGCCCGATGTGCTCGCCGCCGTGACCGAGGTGCTCTCGACCCTCGGCGTCGAGGACGACGCGTCGGTGCCGCTGGGCGTCGCGTTCCCGGCGATCGTGAAGAACGGCCGCACGCTGTCTGCGGCGAACGTCTCGGACGACTGGATCGACTTCGAGGCCGAGAAGTTCTTCGAGGACGGCCTCGGACGCGACATCCACTTCGCCAACGACGCCGATGTCGCCGGCGTCGCCGAGGTGCGATACGGCGCGGCGAAGGGCCAGCCGGGCCTGACCATCCTCACGACCCTCGGCACCGGCATCGGCTCGGCACTGCTGTACAACGGAGTCCTGGTGCCCAACTCCGAGCTCGGGCACGTGCAGCGTGCGAAGCACGGGAGGGATGCCGAGGCCTACGCCGCGTACTCGGCCATGGAGCGCGACGACCTGACGTGGCAGCAGTGGGCCAAGCGCCTGCAGTGGTACTACAGCCACATCGAGTTCCTCTTCAGCCCCGACCTGTTCGTCGTCGGCGGCGGAGTGTCGAAGCACTCGGACCAGTTCCTGCACCTGCTCGATCTCAAGACTCCGATCGTGCCGGCGGTGCATCGCAACAATGCCGGCATCATCGGGGCGGCGGCGCTCGCGCGCGACTGA
- the glnA gene encoding type I glutamate--ammonia ligase: MDKQRDFVLRTIEERGVKFVRLWFTDVIGTLKSVAIAPAEVEGAFSEGLGFDGSAIEGLTRSYESDLLAHPDPTTFQILPWRGEIDPTARMFCDITTPDGQPAVADPRHVLKRTLAKAADSGFTFYTHPEIEFYLLKSSAFGAEGPEPVDSAGYFDNVPGGTAHDFRRRSVRMLEDLGISVEFSHHEGGPGQNEIDLRYADALATADNIMTFRTVIKEVAIEQGVYATFMPKPMTGKPGSGMHTHMSLFEGDMNAFYEEGAQYQLSKVGRQFIAGLLRHANEISAVTNQFVNSYKRLWGGDEAPSFICWGHNNRSALVRVPLYKPNKGQSSRVEYRALDSAANPYLSFALMLAAGLKGIEGEYELPPEAEDNVWSLTDAERRALGYAPLPASLDHALEYMEESELVAETLGEQVFNYVLLNKRREWQEYRSQVTHFELKSNLEML; encoded by the coding sequence ATGGACAAGCAGCGTGACTTCGTTCTGAGGACCATCGAGGAGCGGGGCGTGAAGTTCGTCCGGCTGTGGTTCACCGATGTGATCGGAACGCTCAAGTCGGTCGCCATCGCGCCCGCAGAGGTCGAGGGCGCCTTCAGCGAGGGCCTCGGTTTCGACGGATCCGCGATCGAGGGGCTCACGCGCTCGTACGAGTCGGATCTGCTCGCGCATCCCGACCCCACCACGTTCCAGATCCTGCCCTGGCGCGGCGAGATCGACCCCACGGCCCGCATGTTCTGCGACATCACGACGCCCGACGGTCAGCCGGCCGTCGCCGACCCGCGGCACGTGCTCAAGCGCACGCTCGCGAAGGCGGCGGACTCCGGGTTCACTTTCTACACGCACCCCGAGATCGAGTTCTACCTGCTGAAGTCGTCGGCGTTTGGCGCCGAGGGGCCGGAGCCCGTCGATTCCGCCGGCTACTTCGACAACGTGCCGGGAGGCACTGCGCACGACTTCCGCCGCCGCTCGGTGCGCATGCTCGAAGACCTGGGGATCTCGGTCGAGTTCAGCCACCACGAGGGCGGCCCGGGCCAGAACGAGATCGACCTGCGCTACGCCGATGCACTGGCGACCGCCGACAACATCATGACGTTCCGCACCGTCATCAAGGAGGTCGCGATCGAGCAGGGCGTCTACGCGACGTTCATGCCGAAGCCGATGACCGGCAAGCCCGGCAGCGGCATGCACACGCACATGTCGCTGTTCGAAGGAGACATGAACGCGTTCTACGAGGAGGGCGCCCAGTACCAGCTCTCCAAGGTCGGGCGCCAGTTCATCGCCGGCCTGCTCCGCCACGCCAACGAGATCTCGGCGGTGACGAACCAGTTCGTCAACTCCTACAAGCGGCTGTGGGGCGGAGACGAGGCCCCGAGCTTCATCTGCTGGGGTCACAACAATCGCTCCGCGCTCGTGCGAGTGCCGCTGTACAAGCCCAACAAGGGCCAGTCCTCGCGCGTGGAGTACCGTGCACTGGACTCCGCCGCGAACCCGTACCTGTCGTTCGCTCTCATGCTCGCAGCCGGTCTGAAGGGCATCGAGGGCGAGTACGAGCTGCCCCCCGAGGCGGAAGACAACGTGTGGTCGCTGACGGATGCCGAGCGTCGCGCGCTCGGCTACGCGCCGCTGCCGGCGAGCCTCGATCACGCGCTGGAGTACATGGAGGAGTCCGAGCTCGTCGCCGAGACGCTGGGCGAGCAGGTCTTCAACTACGTGCTGCTGAACAAGCGCCGCGAGTGGCAGGAGTACCGATCGCAGGTGACGCACTTCGAGCTCAAGAGCAACCTCGAGATGCTCTGA
- a CDS encoding zinc ribbon domain-containing protein: protein MNASPADQRRLVEVAQLDARIRHADNARKNPPQASRVQELLSRRQELSRELSTRLGVRDDLRAELARIESDVVVVDARAARDTERLAASSNSKQAQGFESELAALARRKSDLEDAELAVMERLEAADAAVAEQEALIAATNAEGSELSAEGKRAVAEATAAFDAATRDRAAIAGTVPADLLALYERVAARSAGAALLRRRTCEGCHMVLSGTDLNALRQTPEDEVVTCPECGCILVRDEESGL from the coding sequence GTGAACGCCAGCCCCGCAGACCAGCGCCGCCTCGTCGAGGTGGCCCAGCTCGACGCCCGGATCCGTCACGCCGACAACGCCCGCAAGAACCCGCCGCAGGCGAGCCGCGTTCAGGAGCTGCTGTCCCGCCGTCAGGAGCTGTCGCGCGAGCTGTCGACGCGGCTGGGCGTGCGTGATGACCTCCGTGCGGAGCTCGCGCGAATCGAGTCCGACGTCGTCGTGGTCGACGCGCGCGCCGCCCGCGACACCGAGCGCCTCGCCGCGTCGAGCAACTCGAAGCAGGCTCAAGGCTTCGAGAGCGAGCTCGCGGCTCTCGCCCGGCGCAAGAGCGATCTGGAAGACGCCGAGCTGGCGGTGATGGAGCGCCTGGAGGCTGCCGATGCCGCGGTGGCGGAGCAGGAGGCGCTGATCGCGGCCACGAACGCCGAGGGATCCGAGCTGAGCGCCGAGGGAAAGCGTGCCGTCGCCGAGGCGACCGCCGCCTTCGACGCGGCGACGCGTGACCGCGCGGCGATCGCCGGGACCGTGCCCGCCGACCTGCTTGCGCTGTACGAGAGGGTCGCGGCGCGCAGCGCGGGCGCGGCGCTGCTGCGCCGCCGCACGTGCGAGGGCTGTCACATGGTGCTCTCGGGCACCGACCTCAACGCGCTGCGGCAGACACCCGAGGATGAGGTCGTCACGTGCCCCGAGTGCGGCTGCATCCTGGTGCGCGACGAGGAGTCCGGGCTGTGA